A stretch of the Bradyrhizobium arachidis genome encodes the following:
- a CDS encoding ABC transporter ATP-binding protein, which produces MTALLETRGVWQRFGGLVANSDVSISVGRGEIVGLIGPNGAGKSTLFNLIAGVLPPTQGTIWFDGVDVTRMPAAERCVRGVGRTFQVVKSFETMTVIDNVIVGALVRTTVMREARRKAHEVLEFTGLAGRADVLASDLVPAEKRRLEVARALATEPKLLLLDEVLTGLTPTEAQTGVELVRKVRDTGVTVLMVEHVMEIVMPLVDRAIVLDLGKVLVEGKPADVVRDPKVISAYLGDRHAQGA; this is translated from the coding sequence ATGACCGCACTGCTGGAAACCCGCGGCGTCTGGCAGCGCTTCGGCGGCCTCGTCGCCAACTCCGACGTCTCGATCTCGGTCGGGCGCGGCGAGATCGTCGGCCTGATCGGCCCCAACGGCGCCGGCAAGTCGACGCTGTTCAATCTCATTGCCGGCGTGCTGCCGCCGACGCAAGGCACGATCTGGTTCGATGGCGTCGACGTCACCCGCATGCCGGCCGCCGAGCGCTGCGTGCGCGGCGTGGGACGCACCTTCCAGGTAGTGAAGAGCTTTGAGACCATGACCGTCATCGACAACGTCATCGTCGGTGCGCTGGTGCGAACCACCGTGATGCGCGAGGCACGCCGCAAGGCGCATGAGGTGCTGGAATTCACTGGCCTTGCGGGGCGCGCCGACGTGCTCGCAAGCGATCTCGTGCCCGCGGAAAAGCGCCGCCTCGAAGTCGCCCGTGCGCTCGCGACCGAGCCAAAACTCCTGCTGCTCGACGAAGTCCTCACCGGCCTCACGCCGACCGAGGCGCAGACCGGCGTCGAGCTCGTGCGCAAGGTGCGCGACACCGGCGTCACCGTGCTGATGGTCGAGCACGTCATGGAGATCGTGATGCCGCTGGTCGATCGCGCCATCGTGCTCGATCTCGGCAAGGTTTTGGTCGAGGGCAAGCCTGCCGACGTCGTCCGCGACCCCAAGGTGATCAGCGCTTATCTGGGAGATCGTCATGCTCAGGGTGCATGA